Proteins encoded in a region of the Myxococcus guangdongensis genome:
- the mxcH gene encoding TonB-dependent siderophore myxochelin receptor MxcH, producing the protein MRTIFIIHDSRGLVGRVLRGAAVLMCLAAPRPAWAQVEGGTSPVAEAPPPSVVPPKLVTFIEAPYPAEAEQARLEATVRLKLTLDDQGAVTEAQVLEPQGHGFDEAARDAALRFRFEPARRDGVAVPSRIAYSYEFRLPVAPEATVVTEAPGQARDVAPEPTAAVEPAPGMPSSPGERAEPPPVITTTPVDVTQEAIDVTVEGESVANRRRRSAESVKVVETENLQREAVDMAQALARTEGVDVRRGGGLGSRARFSLAGLSEDQVRFFIDGVPLELAGFGPDFANVPVNLVQRMELYQGVVPARFGADALGGAVHIVTAENLQRTGASASYELGSFETHRVTASAQHGTASGLFVRASGFFDSSPNDYLVDVKVDDAEGRIHDARLPRFHDAFRAGGGGVEVGVLNRPWARKLSLRVFGSSSTKEVQHDATMSNAYGDIDTSNRSGGATLRFEQLHARDFVVDAVGGYVYRRASLTDLGSCAYDWYGRCVITLPQPGELQSRAIDRRVGQHTAFVRANVGWTFAPNQMLRLAVAPTYVTRAGEDRALERLGQQDPLTGERSLFNLVTGLEHELDALDERLENIAFAKSYVQLARAERISASGAFAPVDRDTFNFGVGDSLRYHVTPRLTAKAAYEWATRLPRPDELFGDGMLIDSNLTLEPETSHNVNLELAFDSGELPTGTFRGGAMGFARLTDRFIIPIGREGYFTYQNVFAARVLGATGAVGWTSPGQYLSLDGNATFQDLRNVSSEGSFGTFEGQRLPNRPSLLANGSARFQLSGLASARDELSLSWHTRFVDTFYRGWEGLGSKDSKMRIPSQLLHSLAITYLTRTARATLSWTVDVRNLTDATAMDFYGVQRPGRSVSAKMVAEL; encoded by the coding sequence ATGAGAACCATTTTCATAATCCACGATTCGCGTGGACTGGTGGGCCGCGTGCTCCGGGGCGCGGCGGTGCTGATGTGTCTGGCCGCGCCGCGGCCCGCATGGGCGCAGGTCGAGGGTGGGACGTCCCCTGTCGCGGAGGCACCGCCGCCGTCGGTGGTGCCGCCGAAGCTGGTGACCTTCATCGAGGCGCCCTACCCGGCCGAGGCGGAGCAGGCCCGGCTGGAGGCCACCGTCCGGCTGAAGCTGACGCTGGATGACCAGGGCGCCGTCACCGAGGCGCAGGTCCTGGAGCCCCAGGGCCACGGCTTCGACGAGGCGGCGCGAGACGCGGCGCTGCGCTTCCGCTTCGAGCCCGCGCGGCGCGACGGAGTCGCCGTCCCCTCGCGCATCGCCTACAGCTACGAGTTCCGGCTCCCCGTGGCCCCTGAGGCCACCGTCGTGACGGAGGCTCCCGGCCAGGCGCGCGACGTCGCTCCCGAGCCGACCGCAGCGGTGGAGCCCGCGCCGGGCATGCCTTCCTCGCCGGGCGAGCGCGCCGAGCCGCCGCCGGTCATCACCACCACGCCCGTGGACGTCACCCAGGAGGCCATCGACGTCACGGTGGAGGGCGAGTCCGTGGCGAACCGCCGGCGTCGCTCCGCCGAGTCGGTGAAGGTCGTCGAGACGGAGAACCTCCAGCGCGAGGCCGTGGACATGGCCCAGGCCCTGGCGCGCACCGAGGGCGTCGACGTGCGGCGCGGAGGGGGCCTGGGCAGCCGCGCGCGGTTCTCACTGGCGGGCCTGTCCGAGGACCAGGTGCGCTTCTTCATCGACGGCGTCCCGCTGGAGCTCGCGGGCTTCGGTCCGGACTTCGCGAACGTCCCCGTCAACCTGGTCCAGCGCATGGAGCTGTACCAGGGCGTGGTGCCGGCGCGCTTCGGCGCGGACGCGCTGGGCGGCGCGGTGCACATCGTCACCGCGGAGAACCTCCAGCGCACGGGGGCGTCGGCCTCGTACGAGCTGGGCTCGTTCGAGACCCATCGGGTGACGGCGAGCGCGCAGCACGGCACGGCCTCGGGCCTGTTCGTCCGCGCCAGCGGCTTCTTCGACTCCAGCCCCAACGACTACCTGGTCGACGTGAAGGTGGACGACGCGGAGGGCCGCATCCACGACGCGCGCCTGCCGCGCTTCCATGACGCCTTCCGCGCGGGCGGCGGCGGCGTGGAGGTCGGCGTGCTGAACCGGCCCTGGGCCCGCAAGCTCAGCCTGCGCGTCTTCGGCTCCTCCTCCACGAAGGAGGTCCAGCACGACGCCACGATGAGCAACGCGTATGGCGACATCGACACGAGCAACCGCTCCGGTGGCGCCACGCTCCGCTTCGAGCAGCTCCATGCGCGAGACTTCGTGGTGGATGCCGTCGGTGGATATGTCTACCGCCGCGCCTCCCTGACGGACCTGGGCTCCTGCGCCTACGACTGGTACGGCCGCTGCGTCATCACCCTTCCCCAGCCCGGGGAGCTCCAGTCCCGCGCCATCGACCGGCGGGTGGGACAGCACACGGCCTTCGTCCGAGCCAACGTCGGCTGGACCTTCGCCCCGAACCAGATGCTGCGCCTGGCCGTGGCGCCCACGTACGTGACGCGCGCCGGAGAGGACCGGGCGCTGGAGCGGCTGGGACAGCAGGACCCGCTCACGGGAGAGCGCAGCCTGTTCAACCTCGTGACGGGGCTCGAGCATGAACTCGATGCGCTCGACGAGCGACTGGAGAACATCGCCTTCGCCAAGAGCTATGTGCAGTTGGCGCGCGCGGAGCGCATCAGCGCGAGCGGCGCCTTCGCGCCCGTCGACCGGGACACCTTCAACTTCGGCGTCGGCGACTCGCTGCGCTACCACGTCACGCCCCGGCTCACCGCCAAGGCGGCATACGAGTGGGCCACGCGCCTGCCCCGCCCCGACGAGCTCTTCGGCGACGGCATGCTCATCGACTCCAACCTCACCCTGGAGCCGGAGACCAGCCACAACGTCAACCTGGAGCTCGCGTTCGACAGCGGCGAGCTGCCCACAGGCACGTTCCGTGGCGGCGCGATGGGCTTCGCCCGCCTCACCGACCGGTTCATCATCCCCATCGGTCGCGAGGGTTACTTCACCTACCAGAACGTCTTCGCCGCCCGCGTCCTGGGCGCCACGGGCGCCGTGGGGTGGACCTCGCCGGGCCAGTACCTCTCGCTGGACGGCAACGCGACCTTCCAGGACCTCCGCAACGTCTCCTCCGAGGGCAGCTTCGGGACGTTCGAGGGTCAGCGCCTGCCCAACCGTCCCTCGCTCCTGGCCAACGGCAGCGCCCGCTTCCAGCTGAGCGGCCTGGCCTCGGCGCGCGATGAGCTGTCGCTGTCCTGGCACACCCGCTTCGTCGACACCTTCTACCGGGGCTGGGAGGGGCTGGGCAGCAAGGACTCGAAGATGCGCATCCCCTCGCAGCTGCTGCACTCGCTCGCCATCACGTACCTCACGCGGACCGCTCGCGCGACGCTGAGCTGGACGGTCGACGTGCGCAACCTCACCGACGCCACCGCCATGGACTTCTACGGCGTGCAACGTCCCGGGCGGAGTGTGTCCGCCAAGATGGTCGCCGAGCTCTGA
- a CDS encoding isochorismatase family protein, which yields MALPAISPYPMPGAADLPKNKVAWKLEPKRAVLLIHDMQHYFVNAFTPGQSPVSELVPNIQRLRQHAHSMVIPVAYSAQPGGQTPDQRGLLMDFWGGGIPDAPEQKRIIDELAPTNIDLQLTKWTYSAFRRTDLLNTMRALGRDQLIICGIYAHIGCLQTASDGFMSHIQPFLVADALGDFSLDHHHLALNYAAKLCAVTTTTQQVLEMLGVPGPTTLPRLTRQQIRSDVAELLQVSAQEVGEDANLLELGMDSIRLMSLVERWRSYGFESSFVELAERPTLSEWYSMLGTMTLPRPDASGAQVALQR from the coding sequence ATGGCGCTCCCCGCCATCTCCCCCTACCCGATGCCCGGCGCCGCCGACCTGCCCAAGAACAAGGTCGCCTGGAAGCTCGAACCGAAGCGCGCGGTGCTGCTCATCCACGACATGCAGCACTACTTCGTGAACGCCTTCACGCCGGGGCAGTCGCCCGTGTCGGAGCTGGTCCCCAACATCCAGCGGCTGCGCCAGCACGCCCACTCGATGGTCATCCCCGTGGCGTACTCCGCGCAGCCGGGGGGCCAGACGCCGGACCAGCGCGGCCTCCTGATGGACTTCTGGGGGGGCGGCATCCCCGATGCCCCGGAGCAGAAGCGGATCATCGACGAGCTGGCGCCGACCAACATCGACCTCCAGCTCACCAAGTGGACCTACAGCGCGTTCCGCCGCACGGACCTGCTGAACACGATGCGGGCGCTCGGGAGGGATCAGCTCATCATCTGCGGCATCTACGCGCACATCGGCTGCCTGCAGACGGCCAGCGACGGCTTCATGAGCCACATCCAGCCCTTCCTCGTCGCGGACGCGCTGGGTGACTTCTCGCTCGACCACCACCACCTCGCGCTCAACTACGCCGCGAAGCTGTGCGCCGTCACCACCACCACGCAGCAGGTCCTCGAGATGCTGGGCGTGCCCGGGCCCACGACGCTCCCGCGACTGACGCGGCAGCAGATTCGCTCGGACGTCGCGGAGCTGCTCCAGGTGTCCGCGCAGGAGGTGGGCGAGGACGCGAACCTGCTCGAGCTCGGCATGGACTCCATCCGCCTGATGAGCCTGGTGGAGCGCTGGAGGAGCTACGGCTTCGAGTCCTCCTTCGTGGAGCTGGCCGAGCGCCCCACGCTGAGCGAGTGGTACTCGATGCTCGGCACCATGACGCTCCCGCGCCCGGACGCCAGCGGCGCCCAGGTGGCCCTCCAGCGGTAG
- a CDS encoding thioester reductase domain-containing protein, producing MPESHDARWPLSAAQHGIWVGQQLDLASPIYNAGECIELRGAIDPVCFEAAVRQTVTEAEALHARFETTGAGPSQRVTPLVDWALQHVDLTSSEDPWAAAQAWMREDLTRTVDLTRGPLFAQVLFKAGPERWFWFQRVHHIAMDGFGFSLLARRVADLYTSRVTGKAAPAGFAPLRPVLDEDAAYRAGPQFEKDREFWVGRLTDAPLPVTLAPPAPMSATFVRATRQLEKVDVERMQAVAKQVGLTWPDLVLAAAAAWIHQRTDAPEVVLGLPVMTRLGSAAIRVPCMAMNIVPLRVPVAPDASLVSLARNIASELKASRPHLRYRYEQLRRDLRRVGGQRKLFGPVVNIMPFDYGLRFAGLPGIAHNISAGPVEDLSIGMYARSDGGGLRVDFDANPVCYDARTVDSHQREFLQVLDTWLGAPEAPLRGQGAVASSADASLLDGGPLPTAPRPVLELMEQQVREQPDTIAVEHGGFQLTYRELWESSGALAAKLTEQGARADTPVAVKVPRGLDAIIASLGILRSGAGYLPLDPNGPVSRTSAILEDATPALLVAPSDAVGATDASPRASGHLTIQRRDVAGVEQPARAAGEHLAYVIYTSGSTGQPNGVQIPHDALAHFVAGATHRYRFTREDRVLQFAPLHFDASVEEVFLTLCVGGRLVLRTDEMLQSVPRLLEACAAHGITVLDLPTAFWHELAYAVSTGAAKLPSSLRTVIIGGEAALPERVARWRATVGPSVQLLNTYGPTEATVVATVASLGDANGPTSEHREASIAMPLPSVRSATTRDASGSTSEHREASIAMPLPSSRAATVASLGDANGPTSERDEVPIGVPLPGVRAALVDAQGRIVARGSEGELCLMGGALARGYLGRPELDKARFISLAALPGQPRAYRTGDKARMREDGQLVFVGRVDDELKISGHRIDPAEVETVLLGHPGVREAAVVGQTLPGGARRLCAHIVAESPAPSAADLRKHLLANLPAPMVPGAIVFAERLPRTSTGKIDRAELRKAAVVDTTTQTAQAPTELERVVLGIWEEVLGATGLTAQDDFFDRGGQSLQSIQVANRLGIALGREVPVATVFRYPTAAALAQALEHGESSGHATSGPSTTMLADAELPEDIVPRLTPPATTGPARTFEALFPEPRQVLLTGATGFVGAHLLDQLLRQTRARVVCLVRAKDEPQALERIRAAMTSQRLSTEGLSERVLALPSDLTQPGLGLDSARFHGLAAECDVILHNAAVVSVVREYGSLQAVNVRGTRELLRLAAAVRPKPFHYVSTLAVAPQADVSPEVPEDFVPAHPGLRDGYQQSKWVAERLVQQASERGLPVAVYRLGRVVGATDTAIVNPQDLVWRILLAGIPARALPMLEVGETWTPVDYVARAIVKLSRAATPGTVFNVTPVPDVRLPDLFRWVREYGYPVDLLPVPQWRAQVAERAGTADTTTTLAFFDLRSGDAQPAFGLGPIRCQRLHHALEGTGITCPQADRPLFFRYLAYCVANGLLPATPGTPLETAPSR from the coding sequence ATGCCCGAATCACACGACGCACGCTGGCCGCTGTCCGCGGCCCAGCACGGAATCTGGGTCGGTCAACAGCTCGACCTCGCGAGTCCGATCTACAACGCCGGTGAGTGCATCGAGCTTCGCGGTGCCATCGACCCCGTTTGCTTCGAGGCGGCCGTCCGACAGACCGTCACCGAGGCGGAGGCCCTCCACGCGCGCTTCGAGACCACCGGGGCGGGTCCTTCGCAGCGGGTCACGCCCCTGGTGGACTGGGCGCTCCAGCACGTCGACCTGACGTCCTCCGAGGACCCGTGGGCCGCCGCCCAGGCGTGGATGCGCGAGGACCTGACGCGCACCGTGGACCTCACCCGGGGGCCCCTCTTCGCGCAGGTCCTGTTCAAGGCCGGCCCGGAGCGCTGGTTCTGGTTCCAGCGCGTCCACCACATCGCGATGGACGGGTTCGGCTTCTCGCTGCTCGCCCGCCGCGTGGCGGACCTCTACACCTCGCGCGTCACGGGCAAGGCCGCGCCCGCGGGCTTCGCGCCCCTTCGTCCCGTGTTGGACGAGGACGCCGCGTACCGCGCGGGTCCCCAGTTCGAGAAGGACCGTGAGTTCTGGGTCGGCCGGCTCACGGACGCGCCGCTGCCGGTGACGCTGGCCCCGCCCGCGCCCATGTCCGCCACCTTCGTGCGCGCCACGCGACAGCTGGAGAAGGTCGACGTGGAGCGGATGCAGGCCGTCGCGAAGCAGGTGGGCCTGACGTGGCCGGACCTGGTGCTCGCCGCGGCCGCCGCGTGGATCCACCAGCGCACGGACGCGCCCGAGGTGGTGCTGGGTCTGCCGGTGATGACGCGGCTGGGCTCGGCGGCCATCCGCGTGCCGTGCATGGCGATGAACATCGTCCCGCTGCGCGTGCCCGTGGCGCCGGACGCCTCGCTCGTGTCGCTGGCGCGCAACATCGCCTCGGAGCTGAAGGCGTCGCGGCCGCACCTGCGCTACCGCTACGAGCAGCTGCGCCGCGACCTGCGCCGCGTGGGTGGGCAGCGCAAGCTGTTCGGCCCCGTGGTCAACATCATGCCGTTCGACTACGGCCTGCGCTTCGCGGGACTGCCCGGCATCGCGCACAACATCTCCGCGGGCCCGGTGGAGGACCTCTCCATCGGCATGTACGCCCGCTCCGACGGCGGCGGCCTGCGCGTCGACTTCGACGCGAACCCCGTCTGCTACGACGCGCGCACGGTGGACAGCCACCAGCGTGAGTTCCTCCAGGTGCTCGACACCTGGCTGGGCGCGCCGGAAGCGCCGCTGCGTGGACAGGGTGCGGTGGCCTCCTCGGCGGACGCCTCGCTGCTCGATGGTGGCCCGCTCCCCACGGCCCCTCGGCCCGTGCTCGAGCTGATGGAGCAGCAGGTCCGCGAGCAGCCCGACACCATCGCCGTGGAGCACGGAGGGTTCCAGCTCACGTACCGCGAGCTGTGGGAGTCCTCCGGGGCGCTCGCGGCAAAGCTCACCGAGCAGGGGGCTCGCGCCGATACGCCGGTGGCGGTGAAGGTGCCTCGGGGGCTCGACGCCATCATCGCGTCGCTGGGAATCCTCCGCTCCGGCGCGGGCTACCTCCCGCTCGACCCGAACGGCCCTGTGTCCCGCACCTCGGCCATCCTCGAGGACGCCACGCCCGCGTTGCTCGTCGCCCCCTCGGACGCCGTCGGGGCCACGGACGCGAGCCCTCGCGCCTCGGGACACCTGACCATCCAGCGTCGCGACGTCGCCGGGGTCGAGCAGCCCGCGCGCGCCGCCGGTGAGCACCTCGCGTATGTCATCTACACGTCCGGCTCCACGGGGCAACCCAACGGCGTGCAGATTCCCCACGACGCGCTGGCGCACTTCGTCGCGGGCGCCACGCACCGCTACCGCTTCACCCGCGAGGACCGCGTCCTCCAGTTCGCGCCGCTGCACTTCGACGCGAGCGTGGAGGAGGTCTTCCTGACCTTGTGCGTGGGTGGACGCCTGGTGCTGCGCACCGACGAGATGCTCCAGTCGGTGCCGCGGCTGCTCGAGGCCTGCGCGGCCCACGGCATCACCGTGCTCGACCTGCCCACCGCGTTCTGGCACGAGCTGGCCTATGCCGTGTCCACAGGCGCGGCGAAGCTGCCCTCTTCGCTGCGCACCGTCATCATCGGCGGCGAGGCCGCGCTCCCGGAGCGGGTCGCGCGCTGGCGCGCCACGGTGGGCCCGAGCGTGCAGCTCCTCAACACCTACGGCCCCACCGAAGCCACGGTGGTCGCGACGGTGGCCTCGCTCGGTGACGCGAATGGCCCCACGTCCGAGCATCGCGAGGCCTCCATCGCCATGCCGCTGCCCAGCGTGCGCTCGGCAACGACCCGTGACGCGAGTGGCTCCACGTCCGAGCATCGAGAGGCCTCCATCGCCATGCCGCTGCCCAGCTCGCGCGCGGCCACGGTGGCCTCGCTCGGTGACGCGAATGGCCCCACGTCCGAGCGGGACGAGGTCCCCATCGGCGTTCCGCTGCCCGGCGTGCGCGCGGCGCTGGTGGACGCACAGGGGCGCATCGTCGCCCGAGGCTCCGAGGGCGAGCTGTGCCTGATGGGCGGCGCGCTCGCTCGCGGCTACCTGGGACGCCCGGAGTTGGACAAGGCCCGCTTCATCTCGCTGGCCGCGCTGCCCGGCCAGCCCCGCGCCTACCGCACTGGCGACAAGGCCCGGATGCGTGAGGACGGACAGCTGGTCTTCGTCGGCCGCGTGGACGACGAGCTGAAGATCAGCGGACACCGCATCGACCCCGCCGAGGTGGAGACGGTGCTGCTCGGCCACCCTGGCGTGCGCGAGGCCGCCGTCGTGGGCCAGACGCTCCCAGGTGGCGCGCGCCGCCTGTGCGCGCACATCGTCGCGGAGTCACCGGCGCCGTCCGCCGCGGACCTTCGCAAGCACCTGCTCGCGAACCTGCCCGCCCCCATGGTGCCCGGCGCCATCGTGTTCGCTGAGCGGCTGCCTCGCACCAGCACCGGGAAGATCGACCGCGCCGAGCTGCGCAAGGCGGCCGTGGTCGACACCACCACCCAGACGGCGCAAGCCCCCACGGAGCTGGAGCGCGTGGTGCTGGGCATCTGGGAAGAGGTCCTGGGCGCCACGGGCCTCACCGCGCAGGATGACTTCTTCGACCGCGGCGGCCAGTCCCTCCAGAGCATCCAGGTGGCCAACCGCCTGGGCATCGCCCTGGGACGCGAGGTCCCCGTCGCCACCGTGTTCCGCTACCCGACGGCCGCCGCGCTCGCCCAGGCGCTGGAGCATGGTGAGTCCAGCGGCCACGCCACCTCCGGCCCGAGCACGACGATGCTCGCGGACGCCGAGCTGCCCGAGGACATCGTCCCCCGCCTCACGCCTCCCGCCACGACGGGCCCCGCGCGCACCTTCGAGGCGCTCTTCCCCGAACCCCGCCAGGTGCTGCTCACCGGCGCCACCGGCTTCGTCGGCGCGCACCTGCTCGACCAGCTCCTGCGCCAGACACGTGCGCGCGTGGTGTGCCTGGTGCGCGCCAAGGACGAGCCCCAGGCCCTGGAGCGCATCCGCGCGGCGATGACGTCGCAGCGGCTGTCGACCGAGGGGCTCTCCGAGCGCGTCCTCGCGCTCCCATCGGACCTCACCCAGCCGGGGCTCGGGCTCGACAGCGCGCGCTTCCACGGGCTCGCGGCCGAATGCGATGTCATCCTGCACAACGCCGCCGTGGTGAGCGTGGTGCGTGAGTACGGCAGCCTCCAGGCCGTCAACGTCCGGGGCACGCGCGAGCTGTTGCGTCTGGCCGCCGCCGTACGGCCCAAACCCTTCCACTACGTGTCCACGCTGGCCGTGGCACCTCAGGCCGACGTCAGCCCCGAGGTGCCCGAGGACTTCGTGCCCGCGCATCCCGGCCTTCGCGACGGCTACCAGCAGAGCAAATGGGTCGCGGAGCGGCTCGTGCAGCAGGCCTCCGAGCGTGGCCTGCCCGTCGCCGTCTACCGACTGGGCCGCGTCGTCGGCGCCACCGACACCGCCATCGTCAACCCGCAGGACCTGGTCTGGCGCATCCTCCTCGCGGGCATCCCCGCCCGAGCGCTGCCGATGCTCGAGGTGGGCGAGACGTGGACGCCCGTCGACTACGTGGCGCGCGCCATCGTCAAGCTGTCGCGCGCGGCCACGCCTGGCACGGTGTTCAACGTCACGCCCGTCCCCGACGTGCGACTGCCGGACCTGTTCCGCTGGGTGCGCGAGTACGGCTACCCCGTGGACCTGCTCCCCGTTCCCCAGTGGCGCGCCCAGGTCGCCGAGCGCGCGGGCACCGCCGACACCACCACCACCCTGGCCTTCTTCGATTTGCGCTCCGGTGACGCCCAGCCCGCGTTCGGCCTGGGGCCCATCCGCTGTCAGCGCCTCCATCACGCCCTGGAGGGCACGGGAATCACCTGCCCCCAGGCGGACCGCCCCCTCTTCTTCCGATACCTCGCCTACTGCGTCGCGAACGGCCTGCTGCCGGCGACGCCTGGCACCCCTCTGGAAACGGCCCCCTCCCGATGA
- a CDS encoding class II 3-deoxy-7-phosphoheptulonate synthase, whose translation MNRNWNPRSWRQKPVKYMPEDYPDPRALTRVEDELSRLPLLVNPAETRRLSSALAQVAQGKAFLLQGGDCAESFKEFTSDNIRDTFRLILQMALVLTFAGGRPVVKVGRIAGQFAKPRSSPVETLDGVTLPAYRGDIINGMDFDAAERTPDPKRLIKAYHQSSATLNLLRAYAQSGYADLCNLHQWSLDSVAGTPGADNYRKLADSIFESLCFINALSPTAEHNAPSPIPVDLFTSHEALLLNFEETMTRQEASSGHWYDGSAHMLWIGERTRQLDGGHVEFMRGIRNPIGVKCGPTLEPDDLLRMMDALNPDAIPGRLTLIGRFGSDKVADCLPRLMAATRRDGRPVIWSIDPMHGNTHKASNGYKTRAFDRILSEVKTFLEVAAAESVHAGGMHLEMTGQNVTECLGGPLAVTEDDLHSRYHTHCDPRLNGDQALQLSFMVAEKLRDMKSPHARAA comes from the coding sequence ATGAACCGAAACTGGAACCCCCGCTCCTGGCGGCAGAAGCCCGTGAAGTACATGCCGGAGGACTATCCGGACCCGCGCGCCCTCACCCGCGTCGAGGACGAGCTCTCCCGGCTCCCCCTGCTGGTGAACCCCGCGGAGACGCGCCGGCTCTCCTCCGCGCTGGCGCAGGTGGCCCAGGGCAAGGCCTTCCTCCTCCAGGGCGGTGACTGCGCGGAGAGCTTCAAGGAGTTCACCTCCGACAACATCCGCGACACCTTCCGCCTCATCCTCCAGATGGCGCTGGTGCTCACGTTCGCCGGCGGCAGGCCCGTGGTGAAGGTGGGCCGCATCGCCGGCCAGTTCGCCAAGCCGCGCTCCAGCCCCGTGGAGACGCTCGACGGGGTCACGCTGCCTGCCTACCGCGGCGACATCATCAACGGCATGGACTTCGACGCGGCCGAGCGCACGCCCGACCCCAAGCGCCTCATCAAGGCCTACCACCAGTCCTCCGCCACGCTGAACCTGCTCCGCGCCTATGCCCAGAGCGGTTACGCGGACCTGTGCAACCTCCACCAGTGGTCGCTCGACTCCGTCGCCGGCACGCCGGGCGCCGACAACTACCGCAAGCTCGCCGACTCCATCTTCGAGTCGCTGTGCTTCATCAACGCGCTGAGCCCCACGGCCGAACACAACGCGCCGTCCCCCATCCCCGTGGACCTGTTCACCAGCCACGAGGCCCTGCTCCTCAACTTCGAGGAGACGATGACGCGCCAGGAGGCCTCCAGCGGCCACTGGTACGACGGCTCCGCCCACATGCTCTGGATTGGCGAGCGCACCCGCCAGCTCGACGGCGGCCACGTCGAGTTCATGCGCGGCATCCGTAACCCCATTGGCGTCAAGTGCGGCCCCACCCTGGAGCCCGATGACCTGCTGCGCATGATGGACGCCCTCAACCCGGACGCCATCCCCGGCCGCCTCACGCTCATCGGCCGCTTCGGCTCCGACAAGGTCGCCGACTGCCTCCCCCGCCTCATGGCCGCCACCCGCCGCGACGGCCGCCCCGTCATCTGGTCCATCGACCCGATGCACGGCAACACCCACAAGGCCAGCAACGGCTACAAGACGCGCGCCTTCGACCGCATCCTCTCCGAGGTGAAGACCTTCCTCGAGGTCGCCGCCGCCGAGAGCGTCCACGCCGGCGGCATGCACCTGGAGATGACCGGCCAGAACGTCACCGAGTGCCTGGGCGGCCCGCTCGCCGTCACCGAGGACGACCTCCACAGCCGCTATCACACGCACTGCGACCCGCGCCTGAACGGAGACCAGGCACTCCAGCTTTCCTTCATGGTCGCGGAAAAACTCCGGGACATGAAGTCTCCTCATGCCCGTGCAGCCTGA